The Azotosporobacter soli genomic interval CCTGCAAACGCGAGAGGAGCAATCGCTGCAACCGTTCATTATCGCGAAAGACAAAGCCACTGGTTAAATATAGCACTCTCGGTTTGATAATAACATCGATGTCCGGGCTTTCCAAAACATCGACATATTCGACTTCACGCCCAAGTCCCCTGCTCCCGACTAAAATATGAGCTAACTTTAATGTTGGAAGTTTTAAAATATCGGCTACGCGCACTGACATCATTCTCAACTCCGTAATTCCCATATTAATACTAGTGCTCCTGTGTATGACCGCGCGGTTTTATCCTTTTCGCCTTCATAACACGTTGACCAACTTTACTTATTTTCGCCACATTCTAAATAATTCCTACGGCTTTTTTTAAATTTTTTTAATTTTTAAAATCACAATAAATTTATACTGTTACGCATTTCTTATCACTGTTATACTGAAGAGAGTTTTAACGAAATTTGATAAGAAGGAGAGTTGCTTATGCATCATGCAGTCCTACTCAATGCCGCTAAACTTAATTTTGACGGAGGACTTGATTTTTCGCCGCTCGCCGCACTCAGTAAACTGACGCTATACCCTGACACGACGCCGGAGCAAGTTCTTGAGCGTGTCGCCGGACAGGATATCGTGATAACAAAAGAAATGCCAATTCCCGCCGACCTGATCCGTCAATTTCCAGCTTCCGTCCGTCTGCTTTGTGAAGCGGGCACCGGTTACAACAATATTGACATCGAAGCAGCCCGTGAAAAAAACATCGCGGTTTGTAATATCCCCAGCTATAGCAGCGGTGCAGTCGCTCAACTTGTCATCACCTATCTGCTCAACTTCAGTTCTTCGCTGCTCCGGCAGCAGCGCATGCTCTTAGAAAAAAACTATGATAACTTCACAAAATTTCTTCAAGTCCCACACTTTGAACTGCAAGGCAAAACACTTGGCCTGATCGGCGGCAATGGGGCGATTGGGCGCGAGGTCGCTAAAATTGCACTCGCCTTAGGCATGAATATCCTCGTCTACAGCCGCCGCGAACTCAGCTGGGAATCTCCCCAGATCCGCCATGCCAGCCTCGATGAACTGCTACGCCAAAGCGATTTCATTTCCCTGCACTGTCCGCTCACTCCGGATACGCGCTACTTGATTGACGAACAGAGGCTACGCCTGATGAAACCTAGCGCTTTTTTGATCAATACGGCCCGCGGTCCGCTGATTCAAGAGCAACATTTGATCGCCGCACTGCAACAAGGCATTATTGCCGGCGCCGCCCTTGACGTTCAGGATCCCGAACCGCCATCGCCTGACAACCCACTTTTCACTATGGACAATGTTATTCTGACGCCTCATATCGGTTGGCGGCGTCTCGAATCACGCCAACGGCTGATCGGTTTGCTGGCCGATAATATCAAAGCTTTTCAAAGCGGCGCCGCCTTGAATGTAGTCAACAAATAAGCAAATAAATCACCGC includes:
- a CDS encoding NAD(P)-dependent oxidoreductase, with the translated sequence MHHAVLLNAAKLNFDGGLDFSPLAALSKLTLYPDTTPEQVLERVAGQDIVITKEMPIPADLIRQFPASVRLLCEAGTGYNNIDIEAAREKNIAVCNIPSYSSGAVAQLVITYLLNFSSSLLRQQRMLLEKNYDNFTKFLQVPHFELQGKTLGLIGGNGAIGREVAKIALALGMNILVYSRRELSWESPQIRHASLDELLRQSDFISLHCPLTPDTRYLIDEQRLRLMKPSAFLINTARGPLIQEQHLIAALQQGIIAGAALDVQDPEPPSPDNPLFTMDNVILTPHIGWRRLESRQRLIGLLADNIKAFQSGAALNVVNK